A segment of the Terribacillus aidingensis genome:
AACCATCCAGACATACATCCGCTTTTGCGCAATCAGTCTGCCGATTACTGTATCCGCTCGTTCCTCTGTCAAATGTTCTCCAGTAGCTTTTCCAAATTGTATTAGCCAATCACGTAACAGGACAAAATCACCATTAACGGCCGCACGCATCTCCCCTCTGGCAGCACTTATATCTGCTACTTTATCGAGCTGATAGATGAACTGATTCATGTGTACTTTTATCTGTGTTTCGTTCAGCTGCTGCCAAGCTCGCGCAAATTGATTCGCAAGTTTTACTGGACCGATAACTCCGGGGACATCGGGTGTTAATGTTTGAACAAGTTCGGCCAGCTGGGCAGCTTCTTCATCAGTCCAGACTGCGCCATCAGACAGGATGATCCGATTTCCTTTCGTATTCAAAAAGACTATTCGAATTCCTTCATGGTCCTCTCCATACCCAAAAACCGATCCCATATCTTCTCCCTCTGCCATTCTGCCAAGCAAACCCAACAGCAAATTATTTTCTGCTTCACGCTCCAATAAAAATGATTCAGCTTTTGCCAGCAGCCGATACACATCCTGTTCTTGGATAAAACGCATCCTTTCCCCTCCTCGCTTGACGTTTAGACTTCTTCTTTCCTATTCTTAGTGTAGAGGTGATGGCATGAATAAACAAGAGCTGGAAACCAAACTGGCTGAATTGAAAATGACGTATGCAAGTGTGCAGGCAGACGCTGATAAACTGGCATCAAGCGGTGCTGGCTCAGCCCACATGGAAAGACAGCTTGAGGAGATGGAAATCGAGATTAAATCGCTTCGTCAGCAGATCCGGGCACTGGAATAATTCCACAGTTCCCGGATATACTAATACATGCAGAGTATTTGGATTACACATAAAAAAAGCGTATAATGAGTATAATGAAAACGCATTTTTTGCGTTTATTTTTTTAAGGGAGAGATTTTATACATGAATAGTCCGGATGATCCTGGGAGTCCAGTTTTACTCCAACTCGTATTGATTGGTATTTTAACAGTACTGAATGCTTTTTTTGCTGCAGCAGAAATTGCATTGGTCTCACTGAATAAGAATCGCATCTCACAGCAAGCAGACGACGGTGATAAGAAAGCGGCAATGCTGCAAAAACTTATTGCTGATCCAAGTAAGTTCATCGCAACTATCCAAGTGGGTATTACGCTGGCAGGCTTCTTCTCAAGTGCCTCAGCTGCTACCGGACTTGCAGATCGATTCGCTGGTGTGCTTGGAGATATCCCTTACGCCCAGCAAATCAGCGTGGTGGTCATTACTGTCTTGCTGTCTTATGTAACACTTGTATTCGGTGAATTATTCCCGAAAAGGGTTGCCCTTCAAAACGCGGAGAAGATTGCCAGATTCTCTGTCACACCGATTCTATTTATCAGTAAAATCGCAATGCCATTCGTCAAATTCCTTTCCTTCTCCACGAATGTACTTGTGAAAATCACACGTGTAGGAAATGATGCAGAAGCTGAAAAGGTCTCCAGGGAAGAGATCAAACTTCTTGCTCAGACTGGACAGGAGGAAGGAATCCTGAACGCGGATGAATTCGACATGATCAAAGGTGTTTTCGACCTTGATGATAAAATTGCACGTGAAATCATGACGCCGCGGACAGATACATTCACACTTAGCATCGATACCCCGGCTGAAGAACTTGCAGATATTCTGCTCGAACAGAAATATTCCAGAATTCCAGTCTACCAGACAGACAGCGATACTATTGTCGGTATTCTGAACATGAAGGATTATTTCAAAGCAGTACGAGAGTATGGATTTGATGGAGTGCGACTCGAAGCAATTTTGCGGGAAGCGCATTTCGTGCCCGAGACTAAATACATTGATGACCTTTTAAAAGAATTGCAGCAGACACATAATCATCTTGCAATCCTGATCGATGAGTATGGCGGCTTTTCCGGCATCGTCACAATGGAAGACATGATTGAAGAGATTGTCGGAGATATAGATGATGAATACGATGAAATCGAAGGAGAGCTGACCCGTATCGATGATAATACGTATATGGCGAGCGGTTCCCTTCAAATTGATGAATTCAATGATTTCTTTGATACAGATATCGATGTACCGAACTTCGATACGATTGCAGGCTTCATTCTAAGCCGCATCGGTTCGATACCTGATGAGGATTCCGATACAGTTGTGGAATATGAAAACATGCTCTTCACTGTAGAATCTGTACGTGATAATCGACTGGAGAAAATTAAAATTGAATTGAAGCGCCCGCATAGCGAGGCAACGATTTAAAATAAGAAACTGCCTGTTCCATAACAGGCAGTTTCTTATTTTTCGACTAAAAAGCGATGAAGCCTCTAATCATGTTATGCTGTATGTAATGAGAAATAGGAAAGGGTTTTGAACGTGGAAGCTACAGCGCAGCAAATATTGAAGGATTATTACGGCTACGATACCTTCCGTAAAGGACAAGCCGAAGTAATCGAGCATGTGATGAAGAATGAAAATACATTAGCGATCATGCCGACAGGCGGAGGAAAATCGATTTGTTACCAGGTGCCCGCTTTAATGCGCCGTGGTACTGCACTGATCATCTCTCCGCTTATCTCCCTAATGAAGGATCAGGTCGACGCACTGACGGCAATGGATATACCTGCTGCTTATATAAACAGCACACTCGAAGCTGCCGAAATGGAATGGACGATGCAGCAAGCTGCAGAAGGTGCCTTCACCTTCCTTTATGTGGCACCAGAGCGACTGGAGAATTCTCGTTTCCTGCACATGATCCGTCGCCTTTCGATAAGCCTGATTGCTTTTGATGAAGCTCACTGTATTTCCCAATGGGGACATGATTTTCGCCCAAGCTACCGATCCGCTATCAGCATACTGGATAAACTGACAGAGACACCGCCTGTCATGGCTCTGACCGCTACCGCTACGCCACAGGTAGCAGACGATATTCAGAAACTGCTGGATATCCAGGAAGACTTCACGACTCGCACAGGCTTTGCTCGTGATAATCTTCGCTTTCAAGTAGTTAAAGGTGCAGATAAGGAGCGCTACATCCTGGATTTCATTCAAAAACGCAAGCAGGATACCGGTATCATCTACGCACCTACCAGAAAGCTAGTCGATCAGCTTTCCCTGTTCCTGGACCGACAAGGAATCAAAACAGCTAAATACCATGCCGGCATGAGCGAGGCAGACCGACAGGCCGCACAATCTTCCTTCATCCAAGATGAAGTCAGTGTCATGATTGCAACGAATGCTTTCGGAATGGGTATCGATAAAAGTAACGTACGTTATGTTCTGCACTATGCCTTGCCTATGAATATGGAAGCCTATTATCAGGAAGCAGGCCGTGCAGGTCGTGACGGTGAACCGAGTGATTGTGTACTGCTCTTCTCAGGGCAGGATGTACATTTACTGAAGTTCCTAATTGAAAATTCATCTTCCGATACACAAGCGGAATATCAAAAACTGCAGCAGATGATGAATTACTGCCATACACAGAGCTGCCTCCAGACGTATATGCTTCACTATTTTCAAGATCCGCACATCCCAGAGGATTGCGGCAGATGCAGCAACTGCCTGAATGAATTCGAGAAAACGGATATGACACGAGAAGCACAGATGGTACTTTCCTGCATCAAACGGATGGATGAGCGCTTTGGTGCTGTATTGGTTGCGAAGGTATTGAAAGGTTCCAAGGACAAACGAATCAAGCAATTCGGTCTCGAAAGTCTTTCCACTTACGGCATTATGAAAAATCGGACAGAAAAAGATATCACACATTTCATTCATTATCTTTCTGCTGAAATGATTCTCGCTCCAACTGATGATAAATATCCTGTTCTGACACTAACAGATGAAGCTGTCCAAATTCTTAAAGGTGAAAAGAAAGTAATGATGCAAATTGCCAAAGCTACGGAGACAGCCGAAGCGGATTATGATGAAGCGTTATTCCAAGAATTGCGGGAATTGCGCAAGCAGATTGCCCAAGCAGAAGGACTGCCTCCATACGTCATCTTCTCAGATGCAACACTAAAAGAGCTATGCCGATACATTCCGCATACGCAAGATGAGATGCTGGGGATCAAAGGTATCGGGGAAAGACGGATGGAACAGTATGGAGATCAATTCCTCGAAGTGCTAAAGCAGCATGAGCAGACAGCGATTGTACCTAACCGTGATCAAAAGCCATTACTCCAGGAAAAGCAAGATACTCCAAGTCATCTAATCAGTTATGAAGCCTTTGAGAAAGGCAGTTCCATGGAAGAAATAGCAAAGGATAGAGGCTTGACTCCAATGACTGTCAGCAATCATCTTTTCAAAGCCTATGCAGATGGAGAACCGCTGGACCTGCAGCAATTTTTCACATCAGAGCAGGAAACAGCAGTTCTCGATGTACTGAAGCAGCATGATGAACTTCCAAAGCTTCGGGAAATCAAGGAACAAATGGATGTAGCGTGTGACTACCATGCCATTCGTGCTGTACTCGTGCACCATGGTATTCTAGATCAATGAAAAACCCGCATTACTGGCTTACTCCAGTAATGCGGGTTTTTATTTAATCGAATTTGATTGCCCAGCTTCCATCACGGAAAACGGGTTCGGATGATCCATCTGCAAAAATGCCGTCAATGGATAGGTCTGCTGATCCGATCATGAAATCAGTATGTGTCAAACTGTCGTTAACTCCATGCTTATCAAGCTCTTCCGCATTCATGGAAGCTCCGCCTTCCAGTGTAGTCGGATAAGCTTTTCCTAAAGCAACGTGACAGGAAGCATTTTCATCATACAGCGTATTGTAGAAGATGAGACCAGACTGGGAAATTGGAGATTCATGCGGTACTAATGCAACTTCTCCAAGACGCAAAGCTCCCTCGTCTGTTTCAAGCAAGTGCTTCAATGTCTCCTGACCTACCTCGGCTTTATAATCGACAACTTTTCCTTCTTTGAAGGTAAGTGTGAAGTTATCGATTGTATTTCCATCATAAATCAATGGTTTTTTACTAGAAACAGTTCCCTCAACGTCGTATTTATGCGGCATCGTGAACACTTCCTCAGTCGGCATATTCGGATTGAATTCAGTACCGCCCTCGGTAGTAGAAGAACCGCCTTTCCAAATATGACCTTCTGGTAAGCCAATCGTCAAATCTGTTCCTTCAGATTTAAAATGCAGCTTCTTGTATCGTTTGCCATTCAGTACGTCGCGGGCATTGTGCAGCGTAGCATTATGCTCCTTCCACGCCTGAATCGGATCGTCCTGATCAATACGGACAATCTTGAAAATAGAATCCCAAAGAAGCTTCGTTGCTTCCTCAGCAGATTTCCCTGGGAAGATTTTTTGTGCCCAGGCGTCTGTCGGAATAGTTATGATCGTCCATGGAACGATATCATTCATTGTATAGTGCCGAAGATGTTGCAAGGCTTTAGCAGTAGCTTTCGTAGCTTGTGCTACCTTGTTACCATCCACATCCTTGAGAAGGTCAGGGTCAGTGGAACGAATCTGCAAAAGTGCTGCACCCTTCTTCATATAGTAAGCACGCTGCTCTACCAGCCAATCAGGGATGTCTGTCAGCACTTCCTCGGATTGATGCTTATATTTCAAAAGCATGAGAGTATCATCTGACCAATTGATATGTACCTCACTTGCGCCCAGCTCATAAGCACGTTTCGCAATCAAGCGGACAAATTCCGCTCCGTCAAGCGGTGCCATGATGAATAGCGGTTGATCCTTTTGGATATTTACACCTGTTCGCAAAGCGACCTCAGCATATTTTTCTAATAATTCCTTATCTGGCATTGGAATCAATCCTTCCCGTCATTAAATTCAGACTATTCTTCCATTCTAGTAAAGTATGCGTAAATTGGCACGAAATATGCCTTGTATGTGTAGCTGCAGTGATCAGAAACGGTTTCTTAGGCTTTTCTTGGTGTCTAACTCCAAAGACTAGAAACTGCGGTATAAGTGATGAATCCCCGCGTGGAAAGGACACCCACTCAGGGCTTTCTCACTTACCGCTCTGTTTCTGAACGGTCACCTCCGCTTTTCTTTCGCGATCCAGCTACAGAAACCAGAAACGGAGCGGTTTCTTACGCTTTTCTATTGTCTAGCTCCAGAAACCAGAAACTGCGCTGTAAGCAAGGAATCCCTGCGTGAGGGAAAACACCTCACTTCGGGCTCCCTTGCTTACCGCTTCGTTTCTAAACGGTTTCTTACGCTTTTCTATTGTTTCTGACTTTCGATTTCTTCTACTAGCAAGGACAGTGCTTCCCATCGCTCCATCTTTTGTTCCAGTTGCTGTTCCAGCTCTTGTTGTTCGGTAAACAGTTCTTGGACACGCTCACTGTTACTGCCTGCCTCGGTTATCCCTTCGGCACACGCTTCCAGTCGCTCTTCCAGATCAGCAATTTCGTCTTCTATAGAGTTCCATTCCTGCTGTTCTTTATAAGAAAGCTTCTGCTTTTTCTTTTCTTTCTGCGCTTGGACTGGCTCTGACTTTGTCTGTTGCAGTTTCGGCTGTTCCTGAACCTTTTCCCGGTACTCGCTATAGTTGCCATAGAACGTTGAGACTGCCCCTGCTCCTTCGAAAAGGATTAGCTGGTCCACTACACGGTCAAGGAAATAACGATCGTGGGAAACCGTTATGACGACACCTGGATAGCTCTCCAGATAATCTTCCAGAATGCCTAATGTTTCCGTATCCAGGTCATTGGTCGGTTCATCTAGAAATAGGACATTCGGTTCCTGCATCAATACACGAAGCAAATACAGCCTTTTTCGCTCACCGCCTGATAAACGGTGGATATACGTATATTGGTGATTCCGCGGGAATAGGAATTGCTCCAGCATCTGTTCTGCTGTGATGATGTTTCCATCTGCGGTACGGATAACTTCGGCTGCTTCCTTAATATAGTCAATAATGCGCAGCTGCTGGTCCATATCCTGCTGCAGCTGTGTATAATACCCCAGCTTTACTGTCTCTCCGGTCTCAACCTCCCCTGCTGTCGGCTGAATTCTGCCTGCAAGTGTATTCAAAAGAGACGTCTTCCCGCTCCCATTCGGACCGATAATTCCAATACGATCTCCTGGTTTGAACAGGAAGTCGAAATGACTGAATAACGGCTTATCCCCGAATTGGACCGTTACTCCTTTTGCCTCCAGCACTTTCTTTCCTAAACGGGCTGCTCCAACCTGTAAGTCCAGTTCGTTCTCCTGTGTCTGAAACTTGGTTTCTTTCATTTGCTCTACTCGCTGGATCCGTGCTTTTTGTTTGGTTGTCCGGGCTTTTGCTCCGCGGTGCAGCCAAGCAAGTTCCCGGCGCAATGTATTCTGGTGCTTTTCCTGATCCAGCAGTGTCTGAGCCTTCCGTTCGGCTTTTTTCGTCAAATATGTTTCATAGTTTCCTTCATATCGATAGAGACTGCCCATCTCCAATTCAAAGATGTGGCTCGTTATCCGATTCAGGAAATACCGATCATGTGTGACAAGCATAAGAGCTCCAGGATAGCTAGGCAAATAGCCTTCAAGCCATTCGATTGTCTCGTTATCCAGATGATTTGTCGGCTCATCCAGAAGCAGCAAATCAGCAGGCTGAATAAGCGCTTTTGCTAATGCTACCCGCTTACGCTGTCCACCTGATAAAGTGTCGACAAGAGCTGTATAATAATCTACGCCAAGCTTCGTCAGAATTGTTTTCGCCTGCGTACTTGCATCCCATGCATCTTCTGCATCCATTTTAGCTTGAAGGGTGAACAGCCTATTTTGCGTCTTTGCGTTATCCGGCTCCTTCTCCAAGCTTGAGAGTGTTTCCTCATATGCACGAATTGTCTGCAGGATTGGACTAGTACCGCTAAAAACTTCCTCCAGAACTGTTTTACCCGGAGTCAATTCCGGCTCCTGGGCCAAATAAGCCAGCTGAAACGTTTTGCTGTGGTCGATGTTTCCGCCATCCGAACTTTCGATACCAGCCAATACCTTCAGCAAAGTTGATTTTCCAGTTCCGTTTACACCTACCAGACCAATTCTTTCGCGGCTTTCGATGTGGAATTCGATTTCCTGAAACAGCTGTTTATCTCCATATGTCTTCGTAAGATTCTCTACACTGAAAATACGCATGTACTCCTCCTTCCCGGACAAGGAAAAAGCCGCCCGTACAGGCGGCTTTTCCTCATCCATCCCTGCTTATTGCTGTGGCATGGACTTTCTGGCACCATGATTGACAGGGCCTACATATTGATTAAGCTTGAAGCCTCCGCGAATCGCTTCTGTAATGAATGTCTTCGCTTCATAAATCGCTTCTTTCACACTGCTGCCGTTCGCTAGCAGCGCACAGATAGCTGCAGAACTTGTGCAGCCAGCACCGTGAGTATAAGTCGTATCGACATTCTCACTCTCAAGAATTCCAAAGCTTTCTCCGTCATAAAGCACATCAATTGCTTTATCTGTCTCAAGCTTGCTGCCGCCTTTTACAAGGACGTATTTCGCACCGAGTGCATGGATTTTCTGTGCTGCTTCTTTCATTTCTTCCACAGAATGAATCAGTGGCATTTGCGCCAGTTTAGCAGCCTCGAACAAGTTAGGTGTGATCACAGTCGCAAGCGGGACCAGTTTCTCACGGAGACTAACTGTGTTTTCCGGCTGCAGTTCTTCATCCGCACCTTTACATACCATAACCGGGTCAATTACTACATTGGGTATGTTGTTTTCTTTGATCATATTTGCAGCCAATTCGATGATTTCCGGAGAACCTAGCATTCCTGTTTTCACTGCATCAACACCAGCACCTACTACGATCGTATTCAGCTGTTCCTTTACAGTATTCACATCAACCGGGAATACATTATGATGCCAGTTATTATAAGGATCCATTGCAACGATTGTCGTCACAGCAGACATTCCGTATACGCCAAATTCCTGCATTGTCTTCAGATCCGCTTGGATACCTGCTCCGCCAGAGGAATCTGAGCCTGCAATTGTCAAAGCTTTTTTCATGTCCGTTACCCCTTTTGCACACATGCTGTCATTTTTTTCACTAGTTTTATTATACTCCTTTTCCTCCATGACTATCAACCAGCCTGCATATAAGCAAAGAGATGGAGTTAACTTTTGAGGAATTCTGCATTTTATAAGGTTTTTCGTCAATCCTCTCTCCTTTTACTGGAAAACTATGTTGGATTTGTAATACAATGAATCTAGTTGTTTTTACCTATTTTCTTAAGGAGGTGTTCCCTGTTGGAAG
Coding sequences within it:
- the pdxK gene encoding pyridoxine/pyridoxal/pyridoxamine kinase, whose translation is MKKALTIAGSDSSGGAGIQADLKTMQEFGVYGMSAVTTIVAMDPYNNWHHNVFPVDVNTVKEQLNTIVVGAGVDAVKTGMLGSPEIIELAANMIKENNIPNVVIDPVMVCKGADEELQPENTVSLREKLVPLATVITPNLFEAAKLAQMPLIHSVEEMKEAAQKIHALGAKYVLVKGGSKLETDKAIDVLYDGESFGILESENVDTTYTHGAGCTSSAAICALLANGSSVKEAIYEAKTFITEAIRGGFKLNQYVGPVNHGARKSMPQQ
- a CDS encoding GNAT family N-acetyltransferase — translated: MRFIQEQDVYRLLAKAESFLLEREAENNLLLGLLGRMAEGEDMGSVFGYGEDHEGIRIVFLNTKGNRIILSDGAVWTDEEAAQLAELVQTLTPDVPGVIGPVKLANQFARAWQQLNETQIKVHMNQFIYQLDKVADISAARGEMRAAVNGDFVLLRDWLIQFGKATGEHLTEERADTVIGRLIAQKRMYVWMVDGQIVSMAGCSRESRNGIVINAVFTPEEQQRKGYGQTLVAALSAKLLEDGKQFCCLFTNADDPGPNKLYQKIGYRRIAESCAIDFK
- a CDS encoding hemolysin family protein — encoded protein: MNSPDDPGSPVLLQLVLIGILTVLNAFFAAAEIALVSLNKNRISQQADDGDKKAAMLQKLIADPSKFIATIQVGITLAGFFSSASAATGLADRFAGVLGDIPYAQQISVVVITVLLSYVTLVFGELFPKRVALQNAEKIARFSVTPILFISKIAMPFVKFLSFSTNVLVKITRVGNDAEAEKVSREEIKLLAQTGQEEGILNADEFDMIKGVFDLDDKIAREIMTPRTDTFTLSIDTPAEELADILLEQKYSRIPVYQTDSDTIVGILNMKDYFKAVREYGFDGVRLEAILREAHFVPETKYIDDLLKELQQTHNHLAILIDEYGGFSGIVTMEDMIEEIVGDIDDEYDEIEGELTRIDDNTYMASGSLQIDEFNDFFDTDIDVPNFDTIAGFILSRIGSIPDEDSDTVVEYENMLFTVESVRDNRLEKIKIELKRPHSEATI
- a CDS encoding SE1832 family protein codes for the protein MNKQELETKLAELKMTYASVQADADKLASSGAGSAHMERQLEEMEIEIKSLRQQIRALE
- the recQ gene encoding DNA helicase RecQ; the protein is MEATAQQILKDYYGYDTFRKGQAEVIEHVMKNENTLAIMPTGGGKSICYQVPALMRRGTALIISPLISLMKDQVDALTAMDIPAAYINSTLEAAEMEWTMQQAAEGAFTFLYVAPERLENSRFLHMIRRLSISLIAFDEAHCISQWGHDFRPSYRSAISILDKLTETPPVMALTATATPQVADDIQKLLDIQEDFTTRTGFARDNLRFQVVKGADKERYILDFIQKRKQDTGIIYAPTRKLVDQLSLFLDRQGIKTAKYHAGMSEADRQAAQSSFIQDEVSVMIATNAFGMGIDKSNVRYVLHYALPMNMEAYYQEAGRAGRDGEPSDCVLLFSGQDVHLLKFLIENSSSDTQAEYQKLQQMMNYCHTQSCLQTYMLHYFQDPHIPEDCGRCSNCLNEFEKTDMTREAQMVLSCIKRMDERFGAVLVAKVLKGSKDKRIKQFGLESLSTYGIMKNRTEKDITHFIHYLSAEMILAPTDDKYPVLTLTDEAVQILKGEKKVMMQIAKATETAEADYDEALFQELRELRKQIAQAEGLPPYVIFSDATLKELCRYIPHTQDEMLGIKGIGERRMEQYGDQFLEVLKQHEQTAIVPNRDQKPLLQEKQDTPSHLISYEAFEKGSSMEEIAKDRGLTPMTVSNHLFKAYADGEPLDLQQFFTSEQETAVLDVLKQHDELPKLREIKEQMDVACDYHAIRAVLVHHGILDQ
- a CDS encoding aminopeptidase, whose protein sequence is MPDKELLEKYAEVALRTGVNIQKDQPLFIMAPLDGAEFVRLIAKRAYELGASEVHINWSDDTLMLLKYKHQSEEVLTDIPDWLVEQRAYYMKKGAALLQIRSTDPDLLKDVDGNKVAQATKATAKALQHLRHYTMNDIVPWTIITIPTDAWAQKIFPGKSAEEATKLLWDSIFKIVRIDQDDPIQAWKEHNATLHNARDVLNGKRYKKLHFKSEGTDLTIGLPEGHIWKGGSSTTEGGTEFNPNMPTEEVFTMPHKYDVEGTVSSKKPLIYDGNTIDNFTLTFKEGKVVDYKAEVGQETLKHLLETDEGALRLGEVALVPHESPISQSGLIFYNTLYDENASCHVALGKAYPTTLEGGASMNAEELDKHGVNDSLTHTDFMIGSADLSIDGIFADGSSEPVFRDGSWAIKFD
- a CDS encoding ABC-F family ATP-binding cassette domain-containing protein, yielding MRIFSVENLTKTYGDKQLFQEIEFHIESRERIGLVGVNGTGKSTLLKVLAGIESSDGGNIDHSKTFQLAYLAQEPELTPGKTVLEEVFSGTSPILQTIRAYEETLSSLEKEPDNAKTQNRLFTLQAKMDAEDAWDASTQAKTILTKLGVDYYTALVDTLSGGQRKRVALAKALIQPADLLLLDEPTNHLDNETIEWLEGYLPSYPGALMLVTHDRYFLNRITSHIFELEMGSLYRYEGNYETYLTKKAERKAQTLLDQEKHQNTLRRELAWLHRGAKARTTKQKARIQRVEQMKETKFQTQENELDLQVGAARLGKKVLEAKGVTVQFGDKPLFSHFDFLFKPGDRIGIIGPNGSGKTSLLNTLAGRIQPTAGEVETGETVKLGYYTQLQQDMDQQLRIIDYIKEAAEVIRTADGNIITAEQMLEQFLFPRNHQYTYIHRLSGGERKRLYLLRVLMQEPNVLFLDEPTNDLDTETLGILEDYLESYPGVVITVSHDRYFLDRVVDQLILFEGAGAVSTFYGNYSEYREKVQEQPKLQQTKSEPVQAQKEKKKQKLSYKEQQEWNSIEDEIADLEERLEACAEGITEAGSNSERVQELFTEQQELEQQLEQKMERWEALSLLVEEIESQKQ